Proteins found in one Aethina tumida isolate Nest 87 chromosome 1, icAetTumi1.1, whole genome shotgun sequence genomic segment:
- the LOC109605209 gene encoding transcriptional regulator ATRX homolog isoform X10, translated as MSTQSEEKAICDALKILFDIKNTGNEMKEKAEKLMMNIKISEMKSLPKEMIYIILHSHCNLSKLYHRTLEIVKCLMSVCEITIKTEYYLPCDLPLSGKMDICKNSNNFTNVSNAEMSAVELNKPVNEKEIDNNKTLLKDNSSFTESEIEDNEIDSILSEKKSVDEKQITSESPTKTSNNDLVNSVEECQSEQNDSDHKINTDPPSDSSADITVEYDEVFDKETIILGPPEDNMSDLENLSEEPTALTVEDDGLKPERHADLKVADKTTIAQDVSSFTKDSLLEPRTDLEIADKTIDNLHVPVATNCDIPSFNETQTHPHSTDVDGNPECDNNTNSKEIADLNLNDDEDSDSSLAFDMSLYKTIGVPSNSDILAFNDAQVGSNSISVAGKVSEPYCEEHKQPPASSDVPESDNNPKIILTKENEPSCQEHNQPTVSSVTPESDKMEIEPSCQEHNQPTVSSVTPESDKMEIEPICEEHNQPTVSSDTSASDNKEIGKVSELNCQEHNLPTASSDTPESENNNSITTTKEIENVSEPSNNRNVTSTEEIGENIQQPDTEYIQENESDPYTLLKVIKEELVECEETTIPPPISSVPQCYADNLLQDLRELSSEDSSPESVNSDEDLMTTGDESSKVVGGKTRKKSLKKKKVNSGKKSCTIVSSDDDINKLCELDSLNRKKKNKNYEIPSKNNESSSVSKKKRKMTVKDSSDTTDSDLEDSVAGSPEKDYSNDMDWENMDQNDPLTDKAYDALKYLQNSTDDEEMDLSQSPNEQKTKNNIKRKNKGGQKEKKKLTLEEKKKKEWMKDPLLRGKLTSSDSDVEFIQIKPKEKTNKKREPQEECAETPPTKRRRLKSESSSDDEFIEEVCMTTDSPKKGRRNIRALMNDKDLTESTQRANCEERERVERIKKIEKKTTELSQSNKSAVILDADDDGNWIQVDPILAKRLKPHQVKGVKFMWNSCYESISRLKINEGGGCILAHCMGLGKTRQVITLLHTLFSHKSVPIQHALVVCPMSTVSNWDNEMNLSLKDVDNIPFSSFSICKQKDKLRKKLIVETWWNRCGILVISYDTYESLTRDSALSKLDEGTRKILIEALTDPGPDLLICDEGHLLRTDQSLRSIALNKVKTKRRIVLTGTPMQNNLLEYYQMVNFVKPNLLGTLNEFKTNFVNPIRNGQYDDSTTEDCRLMKKRTHVLNQLLKETVQRMESNVLEKYLPNILDYAVFIKLGPLQAELYHSFINLRIKKPTLFGDYPLLSRLTTHPYVMKIDEQKKHSKMPRERDVIETDDYGNQTTLKELDIWYNSLPNVIETNYEIGGKLYIMKAIIEACEKLNDKLLIFSNHLTEMDCIEYFLKNRGTNGCASWIPGKDYCRMDGTVLPEERASLCNKFNDENNKRLRVFLLSHRVGGLGLNLTAANRVILLGVSFNPSYDIQCVYRAYRFGQKKRVFVYRLMGLGTMEEKVYQRSITKLAVSSRVLDKHQITRHYKSVELQEIYNVNLRQDESRPMPNVPEDKLLANLISKHECIFKFHEHRGLLINRPEEDLNESEKALAWEEFHRINEVPSGDSHVTMVREIQKGVLNESTKQPLQKQPVSSTKNLKAATQEPFKVACGRKNKPVATITTSEITKEKSENIIQGSQNDEIIILDDPPNSPPDIDNTTVVINDDDDCVIVSPPSAVANDTPSPSIEQRIVKAIKEYQGLTVTELPRRSLQ; from the exons ATGTCTACACAATCAGAAGAAAAGGCTATTTGTGACgcccttaaaattttatttgatataaaaaatacgggTAACGAAATGAAGGAGAAGGCGGAAAAGTTAatgatgaatataaaaatttctgaaatGAAAAGTTTACCAAAAGAGATGATATATATAATACTTCATAGTCACTGTAACCTTTCTAAATTGTATCACAGAACATTGGAAAtagttaaatgtttaatgtcAG TCTGtgaaataactattaaaactgaatACTACCTACCGTGTGATCTCCCACTATCTGGAAAAATGGATATATGTAAGAATagcaataattttacaaatgtatCTAACGCAGAAATGAGTGCAGTGGAACTGAACAAACCAGTAAATGAAAAGGAAATTGATAATAACAAAACTCTGTTAAAGGATAATTCTTCATTTACAG agagTGAAATAGAGGACAACGAAATCGATAGTATTCTTAGCGAAAAAAAATCTGTAgacgaaaaacaaataacatcAGAAAGTCCCACTAAAACATCAAATAATGACTTAGTGAATTCGGTTGAAGAATGTCAGTCTGAGCAGAATGATTCAgatcacaaaataaatactgaTCCACCCTCAG ATTCCAGTGCTGATATAACCGTGGAATATGATGAGGTTTTTGACAAAGAAACGATTATTCTAG gTCCTCCAGAAGATAACATGAGTGATTTGGAAAATCTGTCTGAAGAACCAACAG CACTGACAGTGGAAGATGATGGTTTGAAGCCGGAACGCCATGCTGATTTGAAAGTAGCAGATAAGACCACAATTGCTCAAGACGTTTCATCATTTACAAAAGATAGTTTATTGGAACCTAGAACGGATTTAGAAATTGCGGACAAGACTATAGATAACCTTCATGTGCCag TAGCAACGAACTGTGATATACCAAGCTTTAATGAAACCCAAACACATCCACATTCTACTGATGTTGATG gtAATCCCGAATGTGACAATaatacaaattcaaaagaaattgCGGACCTTAATTTGAATGACGACGAAGATAGTGATTCTTCTCTCGCCTTTGACATGTCACTTTACAAAACAATTGGAG TACCATCTAATTCTGATATCCTGGCCTTTAACGACGCTCAAGTAGGTTCAAATTCAATTAGTGTAGctg GAAAGGTGTCCGAGCCATATTGTGAAGAACATAAACAACCTCCTGCTTCAAGTGATGTTCCTGAATCTGACAATAACCCCAAGATCATATTAACCAAAGAAAACG AGCCAAGTTGTCAAGAACATAATCAACCTACTGTTTCAAGTGTTACTCCTGAATCTGACAAAATGGAAATcg AGCCAAGTTGTCAAGAACATAATCAACCTACTGTTTCAAGTGTTACTCCTGAATCTGACAAAATGGAAATCG AACCAATTTGTGAAGAACATAATCAGCCTACTGTTTCAAGTGATACTTCTGCATCTGACAATAAGGAAATCG GAAAGGTTTCTGAGCTAAATTGTCAAGAACATAATCTGCCTACTGCTTCAAGTGATACTCCAGAatcagaaaataataacagtATAACAACAACCAAGGAAAtcg AAAATGTTTCTGAGCCTAGTAACAATCGCAATGTAACATCAACTGAGGAAATcg GTGAGAACATTCAGCAACCAGATACCGAATATATTCAAGAAAATGAATCTG ATCCATATACTCTGCTTAAAGTCATTAAAGAAGAACTTGTGGAGTGCGAAGAAACAACTATACCGCCGCCAATCAGTTCTGTACCTCAATGTTACGCGGATAATCTTCTTCAAGATCTGCGTGAATTGTCTTCTGAAGATTCCAGTCCAGAGAG TGTCAACTCTGATGAAGATTTGATGACCACTGGTGATGAGTCGTCAAAAGTAGTTGGTGGTAAAAC TCGGAAGAAATcacttaagaaaaaaaaagttaattctgGAAAAAAATCATGCACAATTGTATCGTCTGATGACGACATAAATAA ATTATGTGAACTAGATTCTCTgaatagaaagaaaaaaaataaaaattatgaaataccaTCTAAGAATAATGAATCATCATCAGTATCGAAAAAGAAACGCAAAATGACAGTTAAAGATTCTTCAGACACCACCGATTCGGATCTTGAAGACTCTGTTGCTGGTTCACCCGAAAAAGATTACTCTAATGATATGGATTGGGAAAATATGGATCAAAATGATCCATTAACAGACAAAGCCTACGACGCTCttaaatatcttcaaaattcTACAGACGATGAGGAAATGGACCTTTCACAGTCGCCTAATGAAcaaaagacaaaaaataatattaaacgaaaaaaTAAAGGAGGACAAAAGGAGAAGAAG AAATTAACTTtggaagaaaagaaaaagaaagaatGGATGAAAGATCCTCTACTCAGAGGTAAATTAACATCAAGCGATTCAGATGTGGAATTTATACA gATTAAACCAAAAGAAAAGACCAACAAAAAAAGGGAGCCACAAGAAGAATGCGCAGAGACACCGCCCACCAAGAGACGAAGGCTCAAGTCAGAGAGTTCCTCCGATGACGAATTTATAGA ggAGGTGTGTATGACGACTGATTCGCCAAAGAAAGGCAGACGAAATATCAGAGCCCTGATGAACGACAAGGATTTAACAGAATCCACACAGAGGGCTAACTGTGAGGAACGGGAAAGAGTGGAACGTATAAAGAAAATAGAGAAaaag ACTACGGAGCTGTCACAATCCAACAAATCGGCTGTGATTTTAGATGCGGACGACGACGGTAACTGGATTCAGGTTGATCCAATTCTTGCAAAACGCCTAAAACCACATCAGGTGAAGGGTGTGAAGTTTATGTGGAACTCGTGTTATGAAAGTATAAGTCGCCTCAAAATCAACGAAGGTGGGGGCTGCATTTTAGCTCACTGTATGGGATTAGGAAAGACGCGACAGGTCATCACATTATTGCATACTCTCTTCAGCCACAAAAGTGTGCCGATACAACATGCTTTGGTTGTGTGTCCTATGTCCACTGTGAGCAACTGGGATAACGAAATGAATTTATCACTAAAAGACGTAGATAATATACCCTTCTCCTCTTTCTCGATATG taaacagAAAGATAAATTAAGGAAGAAACTAATAGTTGAAACATGGTGGAACCGGTGTGGTATTCTCGTTATATCCTACGATACGTATGAATCATTAACTAGGGATTCTGCATTGTCGAAATTGGACGAAGGCACTCGAAAGATTTTGATCGAGGCGCTTACTGACCCag GTCCAGATTTGCTCATATGTGATGAAGGGCACTTACTTAGAACTGACCAGTCGCTCAGGTCCATTGCTCTTAATAAGGTTAAAACCAAGAGAAGGATCGTATTGACGGGAACTCCTATGCAAAATAACCTCTTAGAat atTATCAAATGGTGAACTTTGTAAAACCAAACCTTTTGGGTACTTTAAAtgagtttaaaacaaattttgtaaaccCAATAAGGAATGGTCAGTATGATGATTCAACAACAGAAGACTGTCGGCTAATGAAAAAGCGCACACACGTTTTAAATCAGCTACTGAAAGAAACAGTCCAG AGAATGGAGTCTAATGtactagaaaaatatttacccaACATACTGGATTATGCCGTGTTTATAAAACTTGGACCTCTTCAAGCGGAATTATATCAttcgtttataaatttaaggattAAGAAACCCACACTTTTCGGAGATTACCCCCTTCTCAGTCGTTTGACTACGCATCCGTATGTTATGAAAATCGACGAACAAAAA AAACATTCGAAAATGCCCAGAGAACGAGATGTAATTGAAACAGATGATTATGGGAATCAGACTACCCTCAAGGAACTGGATATATGGTACAATTCTCTTCCTAATGTTATTGAGACAAATTACGAAATTGGgggaaaattatacattatgaaGGCCATCATTGAAGCCTgcgaaaaattaaatgacaaatt GTTAATATTTTCGAATCATCTTACGGAAATGGATTGCatagaatattttctaaaaaatcgtGGCACCAACGGATGCGCGTCTTGGATTCCAGGAAAAGATTATTGTCGCATGGATGGGACAGTTCTACCTGAAGAACGCGCGTCCTTATGTAACAAATTCAACGacgaaaacaataaaaggctaag aGTTTTCCTATTGTCGCACAGAGTCGGTGGCCTAGGATTAAACCTAACCGCTGCCAACAGGGTTATTTTGTTAGGCGTTAGCTTTAATCCCAGTTATGACATCCAATGCGTCTACAGAGCCTACAGATTTGGACAAAAGAAGCGAGTGTTTGTGTATAGGCTAATGGGTTTG GGTACCATGGAAGAAAAAGTCTACCAACGGTCTATAACAAAGTTGGCAGTGTCTAGTCGTGTTTTGGATAAACACCAAATTACGCGGCATTACAAGTCTGTAGAATTACAAGAAATATACAATGTCAACTTAAGACAGGACGAATCAAGGCCAATGCCAAACGTTCCAGAAGACAAGTTGCTTGCTAATTTAATCTCGAAACACGagtgcatttttaaatttcatgaacACCGAGGTTTGTTGATAAATAGACCGGAAGAAGATCTGAACGAATCTGAGAAGGCACTCGCCTGGGAGGAATTTCACAGGATAAATGAAG tgccATCAGGTGATTCTCATGTCACAATGGTCAGGGAGATTCA aaagggTGTGCTAAATGAATCTACTAAGCAGCCATTACAAAAGCAACCAGTTTCTTCAACCAAAAATCTGAAGGCTGCCACACAAGAGCCTTTCAAAGTTGCATGTGGTCGTAAGAATAAACCTGTGGCAACTATAACTACATCCGAAATCACAAaggaaaaatctgaaaatattattcaaggGTCTCAAAATGACGAGATTATAATATTGGATGATCCACCTAATTCCCCACCTGAca TAGATAACACCACAGTTGTGATTAATGATGATGACGATTGTGTAATTGTCAGTCCTCCAAGTGCCGTTGCTAACGATACTCCTTCACCATCCATTGAACAGAGAATAGTGAAAGCCATCAAAGAGTATCAAGGTCTAACTGTCACAGAACTACCACGAAGGAgtttgcaataa
- the LOC109605209 gene encoding transcriptional regulator ATRX homolog isoform X14: MSTQSEEKAICDALKILFDIKNTGNEMKEKAEKLMMNIKISEMKSLPKEMIYIILHSHCNLSKLYHRTLEIVKCLMSVCEITIKTEYYLPCDLPLSGKMDICKNSNNFTNVSNAEMSAVELNKPVNEKEIDNNKTLLKDNSSFTESEIEDNEIDSILSEKKSVDEKQITSESPTKTSNNDLVNSVEECQSEQNDSDHKINTDPPSDSSADITVEYDEVFDKETIILGPPEDNMSDLENLSEEPTALTVEDDGLKPERHADLKVADKTTIAQDVSSFTKDSLLEPRTDLEIADKTIDNLHVPVATNCDIPSFNETQTHPHSTDVDGNPECDNNTNSKEIADLNLNDDEDSDSSLAFDMSLYKTIGVPSNSDILAFNDAQVGSNSISVAGKVSEPYCEEHKQPPASSDVPESDNNPKIILTKENEPSCQEHNQPTVSSVTPESDKMEIEPICEEHNQPTVSSDTSASDNKEIGKVSELNCQEHNLPTASSDTPESENNNSITTTKEIENVSEPSNNRNVTSTEEIGENIQQPDTEYIQENESDPYTLLKVIKEELVECEETTIPPPISSVPQCYADNLLQDLRELSSEDSSPESVNSDEDLMTTGDESSKVVGGKTRKKSLKKKKVNSGKKSCTIVSSDDDINKLCELDSLNRKKKNKNYEIPSKNNESSSVSKKKRKMTVKDSSDTTDSDLEDSVAGSPEKDYSNDMDWENMDQNDPLTDKAYDALKYLQNSTDDEEMDLSQSPNEQKTKNNIKRKNKGGQKEKKKLTLEEKKKKEWMKDPLLRGKLTSSDSDVEFIQIKPKEKTNKKREPQEECAETPPTKRRRLKSESSSDDEFIEEVCMTTDSPKKGRRNIRALMNDKDLTESTQRANCEERERVERIKKIEKKTTELSQSNKSAVILDADDDGNWIQVDPILAKRLKPHQVKGVKFMWNSCYESISRLKINEGGGCILAHCMGLGKTRQVITLLHTLFSHKSVPIQHALVVCPMSTVSNWDNEMNLSLKDVDNIPFSSFSICKQKDKLRKKLIVETWWNRCGILVISYDTYESLTRDSALSKLDEGTRKILIEALTDPGPDLLICDEGHLLRTDQSLRSIALNKVKTKRRIVLTGTPMQNNLLEYYQMVNFVKPNLLGTLNEFKTNFVNPIRNGQYDDSTTEDCRLMKKRTHVLNQLLKETVQRMESNVLEKYLPNILDYAVFIKLGPLQAELYHSFINLRIKKPTLFGDYPLLSRLTTHPYVMKIDEQKKHSKMPRERDVIETDDYGNQTTLKELDIWYNSLPNVIETNYEIGGKLYIMKAIIEACEKLNDKLLIFSNHLTEMDCIEYFLKNRGTNGCASWIPGKDYCRMDGTVLPEERASLCNKFNDENNKRLRVFLLSHRVGGLGLNLTAANRVILLGVSFNPSYDIQCVYRAYRFGQKKRVFVYRLMGLGTMEEKVYQRSITKLAVSSRVLDKHQITRHYKSVELQEIYNVNLRQDESRPMPNVPEDKLLANLISKHECIFKFHEHRGLLINRPEEDLNESEKALAWEEFHRINEVPSGDSHVTMVREIQKGVLNESTKQPLQKQPVSSTKNLKAATQEPFKVACGRKNKPVATITTSEITKEKSENIIQGSQNDEIIILDDPPNSPPDIDNTTVVINDDDDCVIVSPPSAVANDTPSPSIEQRIVKAIKEYQGLTVTELPRRSLQ; the protein is encoded by the exons ATGTCTACACAATCAGAAGAAAAGGCTATTTGTGACgcccttaaaattttatttgatataaaaaatacgggTAACGAAATGAAGGAGAAGGCGGAAAAGTTAatgatgaatataaaaatttctgaaatGAAAAGTTTACCAAAAGAGATGATATATATAATACTTCATAGTCACTGTAACCTTTCTAAATTGTATCACAGAACATTGGAAAtagttaaatgtttaatgtcAG TCTGtgaaataactattaaaactgaatACTACCTACCGTGTGATCTCCCACTATCTGGAAAAATGGATATATGTAAGAATagcaataattttacaaatgtatCTAACGCAGAAATGAGTGCAGTGGAACTGAACAAACCAGTAAATGAAAAGGAAATTGATAATAACAAAACTCTGTTAAAGGATAATTCTTCATTTACAG agagTGAAATAGAGGACAACGAAATCGATAGTATTCTTAGCGAAAAAAAATCTGTAgacgaaaaacaaataacatcAGAAAGTCCCACTAAAACATCAAATAATGACTTAGTGAATTCGGTTGAAGAATGTCAGTCTGAGCAGAATGATTCAgatcacaaaataaatactgaTCCACCCTCAG ATTCCAGTGCTGATATAACCGTGGAATATGATGAGGTTTTTGACAAAGAAACGATTATTCTAG gTCCTCCAGAAGATAACATGAGTGATTTGGAAAATCTGTCTGAAGAACCAACAG CACTGACAGTGGAAGATGATGGTTTGAAGCCGGAACGCCATGCTGATTTGAAAGTAGCAGATAAGACCACAATTGCTCAAGACGTTTCATCATTTACAAAAGATAGTTTATTGGAACCTAGAACGGATTTAGAAATTGCGGACAAGACTATAGATAACCTTCATGTGCCag TAGCAACGAACTGTGATATACCAAGCTTTAATGAAACCCAAACACATCCACATTCTACTGATGTTGATG gtAATCCCGAATGTGACAATaatacaaattcaaaagaaattgCGGACCTTAATTTGAATGACGACGAAGATAGTGATTCTTCTCTCGCCTTTGACATGTCACTTTACAAAACAATTGGAG TACCATCTAATTCTGATATCCTGGCCTTTAACGACGCTCAAGTAGGTTCAAATTCAATTAGTGTAGctg GAAAGGTGTCCGAGCCATATTGTGAAGAACATAAACAACCTCCTGCTTCAAGTGATGTTCCTGAATCTGACAATAACCCCAAGATCATATTAACCAAAGAAAACG AGCCAAGTTGTCAAGAACATAATCAACCTACTGTTTCAAGTGTTACTCCTGAATCTGACAAAATGGAAATcg AACCAATTTGTGAAGAACATAATCAGCCTACTGTTTCAAGTGATACTTCTGCATCTGACAATAAGGAAATCG GAAAGGTTTCTGAGCTAAATTGTCAAGAACATAATCTGCCTACTGCTTCAAGTGATACTCCAGAatcagaaaataataacagtATAACAACAACCAAGGAAAtcg AAAATGTTTCTGAGCCTAGTAACAATCGCAATGTAACATCAACTGAGGAAATcg GTGAGAACATTCAGCAACCAGATACCGAATATATTCAAGAAAATGAATCTG ATCCATATACTCTGCTTAAAGTCATTAAAGAAGAACTTGTGGAGTGCGAAGAAACAACTATACCGCCGCCAATCAGTTCTGTACCTCAATGTTACGCGGATAATCTTCTTCAAGATCTGCGTGAATTGTCTTCTGAAGATTCCAGTCCAGAGAG TGTCAACTCTGATGAAGATTTGATGACCACTGGTGATGAGTCGTCAAAAGTAGTTGGTGGTAAAAC TCGGAAGAAATcacttaagaaaaaaaaagttaattctgGAAAAAAATCATGCACAATTGTATCGTCTGATGACGACATAAATAA ATTATGTGAACTAGATTCTCTgaatagaaagaaaaaaaataaaaattatgaaataccaTCTAAGAATAATGAATCATCATCAGTATCGAAAAAGAAACGCAAAATGACAGTTAAAGATTCTTCAGACACCACCGATTCGGATCTTGAAGACTCTGTTGCTGGTTCACCCGAAAAAGATTACTCTAATGATATGGATTGGGAAAATATGGATCAAAATGATCCATTAACAGACAAAGCCTACGACGCTCttaaatatcttcaaaattcTACAGACGATGAGGAAATGGACCTTTCACAGTCGCCTAATGAAcaaaagacaaaaaataatattaaacgaaaaaaTAAAGGAGGACAAAAGGAGAAGAAG AAATTAACTTtggaagaaaagaaaaagaaagaatGGATGAAAGATCCTCTACTCAGAGGTAAATTAACATCAAGCGATTCAGATGTGGAATTTATACA gATTAAACCAAAAGAAAAGACCAACAAAAAAAGGGAGCCACAAGAAGAATGCGCAGAGACACCGCCCACCAAGAGACGAAGGCTCAAGTCAGAGAGTTCCTCCGATGACGAATTTATAGA ggAGGTGTGTATGACGACTGATTCGCCAAAGAAAGGCAGACGAAATATCAGAGCCCTGATGAACGACAAGGATTTAACAGAATCCACACAGAGGGCTAACTGTGAGGAACGGGAAAGAGTGGAACGTATAAAGAAAATAGAGAAaaag ACTACGGAGCTGTCACAATCCAACAAATCGGCTGTGATTTTAGATGCGGACGACGACGGTAACTGGATTCAGGTTGATCCAATTCTTGCAAAACGCCTAAAACCACATCAGGTGAAGGGTGTGAAGTTTATGTGGAACTCGTGTTATGAAAGTATAAGTCGCCTCAAAATCAACGAAGGTGGGGGCTGCATTTTAGCTCACTGTATGGGATTAGGAAAGACGCGACAGGTCATCACATTATTGCATACTCTCTTCAGCCACAAAAGTGTGCCGATACAACATGCTTTGGTTGTGTGTCCTATGTCCACTGTGAGCAACTGGGATAACGAAATGAATTTATCACTAAAAGACGTAGATAATATACCCTTCTCCTCTTTCTCGATATG taaacagAAAGATAAATTAAGGAAGAAACTAATAGTTGAAACATGGTGGAACCGGTGTGGTATTCTCGTTATATCCTACGATACGTATGAATCATTAACTAGGGATTCTGCATTGTCGAAATTGGACGAAGGCACTCGAAAGATTTTGATCGAGGCGCTTACTGACCCag GTCCAGATTTGCTCATATGTGATGAAGGGCACTTACTTAGAACTGACCAGTCGCTCAGGTCCATTGCTCTTAATAAGGTTAAAACCAAGAGAAGGATCGTATTGACGGGAACTCCTATGCAAAATAACCTCTTAGAat atTATCAAATGGTGAACTTTGTAAAACCAAACCTTTTGGGTACTTTAAAtgagtttaaaacaaattttgtaaaccCAATAAGGAATGGTCAGTATGATGATTCAACAACAGAAGACTGTCGGCTAATGAAAAAGCGCACACACGTTTTAAATCAGCTACTGAAAGAAACAGTCCAG AGAATGGAGTCTAATGtactagaaaaatatttacccaACATACTGGATTATGCCGTGTTTATAAAACTTGGACCTCTTCAAGCGGAATTATATCAttcgtttataaatttaaggattAAGAAACCCACACTTTTCGGAGATTACCCCCTTCTCAGTCGTTTGACTACGCATCCGTATGTTATGAAAATCGACGAACAAAAA AAACATTCGAAAATGCCCAGAGAACGAGATGTAATTGAAACAGATGATTATGGGAATCAGACTACCCTCAAGGAACTGGATATATGGTACAATTCTCTTCCTAATGTTATTGAGACAAATTACGAAATTGGgggaaaattatacattatgaaGGCCATCATTGAAGCCTgcgaaaaattaaatgacaaatt GTTAATATTTTCGAATCATCTTACGGAAATGGATTGCatagaatattttctaaaaaatcgtGGCACCAACGGATGCGCGTCTTGGATTCCAGGAAAAGATTATTGTCGCATGGATGGGACAGTTCTACCTGAAGAACGCGCGTCCTTATGTAACAAATTCAACGacgaaaacaataaaaggctaag aGTTTTCCTATTGTCGCACAGAGTCGGTGGCCTAGGATTAAACCTAACCGCTGCCAACAGGGTTATTTTGTTAGGCGTTAGCTTTAATCCCAGTTATGACATCCAATGCGTCTACAGAGCCTACAGATTTGGACAAAAGAAGCGAGTGTTTGTGTATAGGCTAATGGGTTTG GGTACCATGGAAGAAAAAGTCTACCAACGGTCTATAACAAAGTTGGCAGTGTCTAGTCGTGTTTTGGATAAACACCAAATTACGCGGCATTACAAGTCTGTAGAATTACAAGAAATATACAATGTCAACTTAAGACAGGACGAATCAAGGCCAATGCCAAACGTTCCAGAAGACAAGTTGCTTGCTAATTTAATCTCGAAACACGagtgcatttttaaatttcatgaacACCGAGGTTTGTTGATAAATAGACCGGAAGAAGATCTGAACGAATCTGAGAAGGCACTCGCCTGGGAGGAATTTCACAGGATAAATGAAG tgccATCAGGTGATTCTCATGTCACAATGGTCAGGGAGATTCA aaagggTGTGCTAAATGAATCTACTAAGCAGCCATTACAAAAGCAACCAGTTTCTTCAACCAAAAATCTGAAGGCTGCCACACAAGAGCCTTTCAAAGTTGCATGTGGTCGTAAGAATAAACCTGTGGCAACTATAACTACATCCGAAATCACAAaggaaaaatctgaaaatattattcaaggGTCTCAAAATGACGAGATTATAATATTGGATGATCCACCTAATTCCCCACCTGAca TAGATAACACCACAGTTGTGATTAATGATGATGACGATTGTGTAATTGTCAGTCCTCCAAGTGCCGTTGCTAACGATACTCCTTCACCATCCATTGAACAGAGAATAGTGAAAGCCATCAAAGAGTATCAAGGTCTAACTGTCACAGAACTACCACGAAGGAgtttgcaataa